The Nocardioides ginsengisegetis region CGTCACGTCGTACGTCGCTCGCTGGGCCGCAGCCCTCGGCACGCTCCCTCGGGACGCGCCGGTCCCGCGGCGGCTCGTCGAGCAGGCGGTCTCGCTCGCGCGGGACCTGGTGGCCGACCCGGCGAGCGTCGGCACGACGGTGCACGGCGACCTGCACCAGCACAACGTGCTGGCTGCAGACCGGGAGCCGTGGCTGGTCATCGACCCCAAGCCGATGTCGGGCGACCCGCACTACGAGCCCGCCCCGATGCTCTGGAACCTCTGGGACCGGGTCACCGAGTCGGGCAACGTCCGGGGTGCGGTGCGGCGGCGGTTCTTCACCCTCGTCGACGACGGCGGCCTCGACGAGCAGCGGGCCCGCGACTGGGTGGTGGTGCGGATGGTGCTCAACGCGCACTGGTCGATCCAGGACGCCGAACGGGCCGGGCGCGCCCCCGACGAGGGGGAGCGGGAGTGGATCACCCGCTGTATTGCGATCGCGAAGGCCATGCAGGACTGAGAGGATCGGCGCATGGGCGCCCTCCTCCTCTCCGTCAACCTCGGCACTCCGCGCGAGGCGGCCTGGGCCGAGATCGGGCGCACCTCCATCGACAAGCAGCCCGTGGCCGGCCCGGTGCTCGCCCGTCGGCTCGGGCTCGACGGTGACCAGATCTCCGACCGGCGTCACCACGGCGGCGTGGACCAGGCGGTCTACGCGTTCGCCCGTGAGGACCTCGATCTGTGGGCGGCCGACCTCGGCGAGGAGGTCCGCGACGGGCAGTTCGGCGAGAACCTCACCACCTCCGGCATCGACGTCAACGAGGCCGAGGTGGGGGAGCGCTGGCTCGTCGGCGACGCGGTCCTCGAGGTCGCCTCGGTGCGGATCCCGTGCAACGACTTCAAGAACTGGATGGGTCGCTGCGGCTACGACAACCGCGCCTGGGTCCGCCGCTTCACCGAGACCGGCCGGCCCGGGCCCTACCTGCGGGTGGTCCGGGAGGGCGTCGTACGGGCCGGCGACGAGATCACCGT contains the following coding sequences:
- a CDS encoding MOSC domain-containing protein, which gives rise to MGALLLSVNLGTPREAAWAEIGRTSIDKQPVAGPVLARRLGLDGDQISDRRHHGGVDQAVYAFAREDLDLWAADLGEEVRDGQFGENLTTSGIDVNEAEVGERWLVGDAVLEVASVRIPCNDFKNWMGRCGYDNRAWVRRFTETGRPGPYLRVVREGVVRAGDEITVSHRPGHGVTVTTMFRALTTDHALLPELLRVDGLPMKARERAEKYVASLA
- a CDS encoding aminoglycoside phosphotransferase family protein, translating into MRIPADLERQRALGPDWGVWLDRLPRLADELLDEWKLVVDGEPMCGFCSVVVPVITAAGEAAVLKVGFDGDDEGEFEALMLQRAGGRGMVRLLRADPGRHALLLERVHARDLSTVGDTEACEIVAGLYPVIHRPAPPQLRTVTSYVARWAAALGTLPRDAPVPRRLVEQAVSLARDLVADPASVGTTVHGDLHQHNVLAADREPWLVIDPKPMSGDPHYEPAPMLWNLWDRVTESGNVRGAVRRRFFTLVDDGGLDEQRARDWVVVRMVLNAHWSIQDAERAGRAPDEGEREWITRCIAIAKAMQD